The following DNA comes from Solanum stenotomum isolate F172 chromosome 11, ASM1918654v1, whole genome shotgun sequence.
tattcatttttttttataaattgtataaatattattagaccacccaaaatattatagtggaaaaaaaatatgataggGTAGTGACACACAGCAGGCAGCTACGCCAATATTTTCtctaattcacttttaattgtgatattactccctccgtccctttttagttgtccactttagaaatgacacacagattaaggcaacaatgattagcacagtgaagttacaattttacccttatgacaacttttcacttcaaaattacaaccacttatttgaattcaagtgaaataaattggaggaaaacaacatacacttttacaattttcaagaagtgtaaataagggtataataggaaaaaaatttgttgtcctttcttgatttgtcaaaatggacaactaaatagggacaactaaaaaaggaaatatggacaagtaaatagggacggagagagtatgtttttcaaagttaattatattatattaatttgatattctaaataaaaaattttaatattttaaaattatacaaaaaatactataaattacaattttttgcatattaatataataaaaaaatatattataaaatatcaattaaaattattattatttgactaaaaaaaataaactataacaattaaaagtaaaCCGATCTATAATATATTTCCTTGTTTTGGAAAGGACATAGAAAGTCACACTTTAGTCAAAATCAAAGTGGGTACAGACTTTATGCAGCCTTTTTCATGCAACTATCCGAGAGACACACCAACCAAGGAAATGGcaatatagtaatatatgttCCAAACACTTTTACCTTTGACTGATAAATggttttaatttgttaattgaGTTTTAGAACTTTTCGCACATAACCCTCACCTTTCaacaaagagaaaagaaagttGCAGAAATTAAGTGACATACTTGACCAGAGGCGAGCTTGAGCTTGTAATAATGAAGTTCAAGTGGTGTAGCTGTTACATGCACCCCGAAAAACTTCGCTGGGTTCCGATAATAGATCCTCACCGTTGAATTTAGAGTCAACATATCCGTTTGTACCCCCGTCCCATCTATCCCTGCTTGCACATTCAAATTTTCGAAAACCATACCCTGTACAACACACATACCATAATAGAGTATTACTACTGACAAAAAGCAAAAGTCCCCTGTTCACACCATGCagttgaagaaagagaaaaatatttgattacCTTAACAAAGATTTTGGGTTTGAAAGGTAGACTAGCAGCCCAAAGGATAAGAGAGAAGATGGTGAACAACACAatgaaagagaagagaaaacaGAGCACATAGAATCTGACAGATTTGCCATTATCATAGTCGACGTCTTCTTCATCATCCCCCGTTTCATTATCATCGTAATTTCTGGTTCTGGGTATTCTCTTCCAGACAGCCAATTGATTGTTCTTCAAAGAAGCAGAGAACCTAGAAGTAGAGGACTCCCGGGAATGGTGAATGGGAGAGCAGTGGTAGTGATGAGTTGGTGACCCGAATGGACTAGACCCATATGACATCTTCTCAACATCATGCTGTTGAGAGTGCGATGGACTCTGAACATAGTACAGTGCGTCGATGCTTGTAACCTCCGAGTCCGATTTCGCGTGTATTGTAACCCCCattccttccaaaaaaaaaaaaacaggcgTATGGACAGAGATGGGCTAATGGAAGGTTTTAAAATGGCAAGACCAATTGTCCTTTAAATGAGGTAATGTGATGGAGATATATCCATTTAAAGGACAATGGGTTTGCTTTGTCCATTTTGTGTTTCCCTAGGTACCGCGTAATATTCACGCTTCTAACCTGCTCTTCCGTTTTATCTAAGGTTAACCTCAGATAAATTTTAAGTATCCTATAGAGAATcatttagtttgaattaggggtgggcataaatattgaaaaaaattaaaaaattgaatcgaATTGaactattttgatttttcagtGTCGGTTCTTCGGTGTTTCGATTCGGTGTCGATTCTTTCTTTCGAAACTTTGATTCTTTGATTCGTAGTTCGGTGTAAGGGTCCCAAAACTACGGTGcactgaaaaattgaaattttattaaataaatttaaaaatatttaaattatattacttaatactcaaaatatttacctggctcatttcaatttttaagttttagagCCTAAACTTAAATAGCAAAAATCTAATTATCTAAATGACAAAACAGTAGCTACTGCTTGTAAAAAAATCTACTgcttataaaaaaatagttgttGTCTTTTGGCTGGAGCCTTGATGTTAGCAGGCAGCAGCTATACAAAGTTTGCATTGATGTTATTTTGTTGGCCGGCCGCTGGAGCAGCtacacaaatttattttgttttgttagatGTTAGTAGGCAAGCAGCTACACTTTGAAGTGTGAACAAATTGATGTTATTACTTTTTATTGTTAGACTGTTAGTTGTTACTTTAAAGTTTGAAGTGTGAAGTGAACAACAAttgttattttatcatattccctctttaattttatacacATCGAAAAACCAATTTAAAAACACTGAACTAAATCAAATCGAAGTAgaaaaaatcgaaccaaatcgaTCTAGTTTAGTATGAAATATGGTGCACACTTTTCTAAAACCGAATACCAAAAAACCAAATCGAAATTTGATTAAACTAAACCGAAGAACCGAACACCCACCCCTAGTTTGAATACAAGATATGATTGGATAAGAAAAAGTTTCAattgacttcttcttttttctgtttttgttttatttattaatttttacagAAGTTTGACAGAAACTTTATTTTAGGTAGCTtagcttttgtttttttttttaattataagtcACTAAAAAAAAGCTTATTCAAACACCCCTAAGTTAAATTggattatttattattactgTTTGATTTGTTGTGTTTAAAATAATAGGCATTGCATAAGTTTTAGATTAAGTTTTTTGTCTACGAAAACATCTttcactttatttaattttttatgttttattttgaggattttgttatttattttaaaaaaataaaactttcatcttaattagcttagattttttttgtatttgcatTCCCATAATTTTATTGTATGTGCTTAagaataaaactttcatcttattgaACCTAGAAATAAGATTTTCATCTTAAGTttgttaaaacaaaaaaataatttattatttatgtcaCTTTATTTTAGAACATATCACttttaaattgtaaaaatattaaagttatCTTCATTTTAATTATGCCACTGCCCAAAGTAGACCCTAGATGTGGCATcgcgtataagaccccgagaggccctacacaagtcacttagcatacataaacaagataatagaattaACGAGTTTAAAAAGATAgtttatatcataaaagagttttGTCAAACGAAGCGGAAGTCTACATAATCTTTAAAGTCATATATTACATCGAGAGTGATCGGGACGTAACCCGTACATCACATACAATCTCTAAGAATATAAAGACAATAAGCAATAAAGGTTCggtcctcgaaacatgaggactcaccaaacttCAATATCTACTAAGTAATCCCTAGTCACGAAGATGTAAAATAGGAGCGTCGGACCCTAAATTAGTTGTCACTccccgaacctacaccctggacgtggctggcactcggagaccattactggtcccaagtgaacccttggcctagctttttgaactcagcggaagacttaatcaacaaaataagtttaagcaataaattaaagaaatagcATCTTAGCCACATTGGCAACTTAAGTCTCCTAGCAAAACATCTGCAATACAAAGATGAAAGACTCATAACTAACTGtttgactgtctatgaaacctctataatactgagatggatgttgggacagaccccacaacatcctaataagaaaaactaggaaagagaataaaagagtcctccgaaatgcaaggagactcaccattgactctggagtgctcgaCTAGATCAACGgcgcgctggatgctgatcctggttacctgcgtctgcatcataataagatgcatgtcaactggcatcagtacattgaatgtacgagtatacgagttggaaagctaaacaacaacttaagcttgaaaggagtaagAAGGAACAGTTACATTGGCTCTgtacaactcatgaataactgaactcaatataaagcaataagacacatgcaatatatatatatatatataaatatataaagcttgtaaaaccgtgtgaacaacttagttcgttaaagataaaacaataacaaactcaactttacttatatataaaattaatataacttttgtgggagattctttaaccgataaccatcactatgagccctagtgatgatacaacgttttacctcacattgcccaaggaccatcctatacctcgCCGTAATATAGGACCTCACTTaacctagtggatccactagcttaacttacgtgatcatctaaaaagtatgacccgttaaatcccatgttggctacatggttcttatgaagagttgagttaatatgaactcgcgtccccaattcggtgttcaatactactcccaaaatatactttagctcatttgtgttttaaacacctctttctttaatttgagataattgctcaagtttagcccaaaggctctcttggaatcgatgttccctttactgaaaactagcccaaaggctctttaggaaatcatagttcctttcttgctcaaatgtgaaaacatttataaacttctttgggaatacttagttccctaataacttttgagaaatgaactcaactctttactctttactttacttgaaacttgagacttaaaacgaagtttaaacgtttaataaagactcttgaaaactttaagaaactttgctttgacttgcttcttaacttctagacttgactcttaacttctttgactttgatcttaactttccttgaattagattatggattcaaggttcataatCTCATGTTTacggatgatttcatgatgtttagatgtaccttagagtgttgaaaacaactagaaaacataggtacatcgcttaggaacaagtacgaaaaggtggggaacgaatggaGAGAACTGgcatccctggcgctctgagaggcgcgagGAGCCAACCCTCAAACTTCAGAAAAGTCTGAttggcgctctggctggcgcgacacgccagaggccaaacttcagagaagtttttgtggcgctctggcaggcgcgacgcccAGCCCATTTTACCCAGCGACTTTCGACTTTTCTCTTCCGTGTTCCATCTCTAAACTCCTCTAACTTCAATaattctttccccaaacacttaggatcaatttcaccctcaatatacaaccaATCTAACTCGAAAAATAACCTGGAAATATGAATCAACTCACCCCTANNNNNNNNNNNNNNNNNNNNNNNNNNNNNNNNNNNNNNNNNNNNNNNNNNNNNNNNNNNNNNNNNNNNNNNNNNNNNNNNNNNNNNNNNNNNNNNNNNNNNNNNNNNNNNNNNNNNNNNNNNNNNNNNNNNNNNNNNNNNNNNNNNNNNNNNNNNNNNNNNNNNNNNNNNNNNNNNNNNNNNNNNNNNNNNNNNNNNNNNNNNNNNNNNNNNNNNNNNNNNNNNNNNNNNNNNNNNNNNNNNNNNNNNNNNNNNNNNNNNNNNNNNNNNNNNNNNNNNNNNNNNNNNNNNNNNNNNNNNNNNNNNNNNNNNNNNNNNNNNNNNNNNNNNNNNNNNNNNNNNNNNNNNNNNNNNNNNNNNNNNNNNNNNNNNNNNNNNNNNNNNNNNNNNNNNNNNNNNNNNNNNNNNNNNNNNNNNNNNNNNNNNNNNNNNNNNNNNNNNNNNNNNNNNNNNNNNNNNNNNNNNNNNNNNNNNNNNNNNNNNNNNNNNNNNNNNNNNNNNNNNNNNNNNNNNNNNNNNNNNNNNNNNNNNNNNNNNNNNNNNNNNNNNNNNNNNNNNNNNNNNNNNNNNNNNNNNNNNNNNNNNNNNNNNNNNNNNNNNNNNNNNNNNNNNNNNNNNNNNNNNNNNNNNNNNNNNNNNNNNNNNNNNNNNNNNNNNNNNNNNNNNNNNNNNNNNNNNNNNNNNNNNNNNNNNNNNNNNNNNNNNNNNNNNNNNNNNNNNNNNNNNNNNNNNNNNNNNNNNNNNNNNNNNNNNNNNNNNNNNNNNNNNNNNNNNNNNNNNNNNNNNNNNNNNNNNNNNNNNNNNNNNNNNNNNNNNNNNNNNNNNNNNNNNNNNNNNNNNNNNNNNNNNNNNNNNNNNNNNNNNNNNNNNNNNNNNNNNNNNNNNNNNNNNNNNNNNNNNNNNNNNNNNNNNNNNNNNNNNNNNNNNNNNNNNNNNNNNNNNNNNNNNNNNNNNNNNNNNNNNNNNNNNNNNNNNNNNNNNNNNNNNNNNNNNNNNNNNNNNNNNNNNNNNNNNNNNNNNNNNNNNNNNNNNNNNNNNNNNNNNNNNNNNNNNNNNNNNNNNNNNNNNNNNNNNNNNNNNNNNNNNNNNNNNNNNNNNNNNNNNNNNNNNNNNNNNNNNNNNNNNNNNNNNNNNNNNNNNNNNNNNNNNNNNNNNNNNNNNNNNNNNNNNNNNNNNNNNNNNNNNNNNNNNNNNNNNNNNNNNNNNNNNNNNNNNNNNNNNNNNNNNNNNNNNNNNNNNNNNNNNNNNNNNNNNNNNNNNNNNNNNNNNNNNNNNNNNNNNNNNNNNNNNNNNNNNNNNNNNNNNNNNNNNNNNNNNNNNNNNNNNNNNNNNNNNNNNNNNNNNNNNNNNNNNNNNNNNNNNNNNNNNNNNNNNNNNNNNNNNNNNNNNNNNNNNNNNNNNNNNNNNNNNNNNNNNNNNNNNNNNNNNNNNNNNNNNNNNNNNNNNNNNNNNNNNNNNNNNNNNNNNNNNNNNNNNNNNNNNNNNNNNNNNNNNNNNNNNNNNNNNNNNNNNNNNNNNNNNNNNNNNNNNNNNNNNNNNNNNNNNNNNNNNNNNNNNNNNNNNNNNNNNNNNNNNNNNNNNNNNNNNNNNNNNNNNNNNNNNNNNNNNNNNNNNNNNNNNNNNNNNNNNNNNNNNNNNNNNNNNNNNNNNNNNNNNNNNNNN
Coding sequences within:
- the LOC125844773 gene encoding uncharacterized protein LOC125844773 produces the protein MGVTIHAKSDSEVTSIDALYYVQSPSHSQQHDVEKMSYGSSPFGSPTHHYHCSPIHHSRESSTSRFSASLKNNQLAVWKRIPRTRNYDDNETGDDEEDVDYDNGKSVRFYVLCFLFSFIVLFTIFSLILWAASLPFKPKIFVKGMVFENLNVQAGIDGTGVQTDMLTLNSTVRIYYRNPAKFFGVHVTATPLELHYYKLKLASGQMKKFYEARKSKRIVVAVVEGHQIPLYGAISVLSDAKNRIQSVSLPLNLTFLIRSKAYILGRLVNPNFSIHISCQLTLKGNHLGKHINFTNSHSCTYS